The genome window ATCAATAACTATGAACAACAAATTGAAACTTTAGAAAAAGACAATGAAAATGGAGAACCGCAGTTTGGAAAAGAAAAGACACTGCTAAAAACCGCAATGTCTGATTTTTTCAATTCAAGTGAAGAGCCATTAAAATCAGCTATTCTTTTCATTTATAAGGAAAAGCCCAAAAAACTAAAAGATTATCTTAAAGAACATAGGCACTCTTTTGTTGTGCTTATTAATACCCAAAGTGACAATGGGAATTCAGATGATGGGTTGACAGTTTATAAAGACGACTATAATAAGTTTAAAATGCCCTCAACTTTTTTTGTATTCTCAACTAAAGAAGATTCAATAAAAGAAATTTTCAATAATGGCAAGGGCAATACTGAAAAAGCTAGAAATATTGTTGTTTATAGTAATAATCAGGACAATCTACACCTAAAATTTGTAAGTCAATATTTGCATCAAGCTAGCATTTCTCATTCAACTAATCCCTATGGTATGCCATTATCTGCTGTACCACTTGTTGACGACACTGTAATTGGAAAGTTAAGAACTACAAATATAAACTTTTACGCACTTCTTAATGAAACTGGTCTTGATGGCATGCATGCCTTTAAAGAAGGCGTTGATCTAGCTGGAAACCCAATAGACGAGCTTTTTACTTATCATTACATAAAAAATGAGGCCATTATTGAGCTTATCCGAATTTGGAACAAAAACAATAGACAAAACAGCAAATTATCTGCACTACAACTTAGTGGAGCTAGGTACAATGCATATACTTCTGCAATTGAGTGTATGCTAAAAAGGTTCGTTGATAGGGAATTAATTATCGAATATAAAGATTTAAAACTGATTTTATCTCCATCTTCAAATCTTAAATTGGAACTTAGTGTGAATATTACTTATAACTTTAGTATTAATTCTGTTGCCTTAGTAATTACTTCTCAATATATAGTTGATTATCAAAATAGCTTAAGGGTATAAGGAGTGAAAAATTATGCAATTTTATGATTTACGCAAAGTTTACTTTTCAATCGGTGGCAGACAACTGCATAGTGGTAAGTTAGAACTTACAAGTGAGCCTACAACAAGAGCAGTGGTTAGTAATGAAGACAAGGGAATGCCTGTAATAAGCTTGAGGGATCCCAAAACCATAACTTATGTTTTCAATATTGAAGT of Borreliella valaisiana VS116 contains these proteins:
- a CDS encoding DUF787 family protein, yielding MPQDTISVSLVTSRIQTNKPNYYNPLLVYKAAKIKVNKDTADYKILSLTINNYEQQIETLEKDNENGEPQFGKEKTLLKTAMSDFFNSSEEPLKSAILFIYKEKPKKLKDYLKEHRHSFVVLINTQSDNGNSDDGLTVYKDDYNKFKMPSTFFVFSTKEDSIKEIFNNGKGNTEKARNIVVYSNNQDNLHLKFVSQYLHQASISHSTNPYGMPLSAVPLVDDTVIGKLRTTNINFYALLNETGLDGMHAFKEGVDLAGNPIDELFTYHYIKNEAIIELIRIWNKNNRQNSKLSALQLSGARYNAYTSAIECMLKRFVDRELIIEYKDLKLILSPSSNLKLELSVNITYNFSINSVALVITSQYIVDYQNSLRV